The DNA window CGAGAGCGACCGCGCGACCGAGACTCTGCTCACCGAGGCAACCCTGCGCGGGCAGGCTGCGACCGCCGGCCAGGAGCTGACGTACACCGCGGTGCCGCCCGGAAGCGGCGTGCGGATCGGAGTCGACCGCGACGAGGACGGCTTCCTCGACCGGACGGAGCTGGACGCGGGCTCGGACCCGGCGAACGCGGCGAGCGTGCCGGCGTCCAGCAGCACGACGACCACGGTGACGACGACGAGCACGACCATCTCCTCGACGACGACCACCTCCTCGACGACGAGCACGACCACGGTGACGACCTCGACGACGAGCACCACCACGACGACGCGCCCGTGCCACGGGCGGAAGTGCTCTCGCTGACGGAGCGGACCGGGGGGGACCCGCCGCCCGCTCGTCGATTTGATGCAGCTCTTCCCGGCCCGAGGGGCCATAGGGCGATCCATCATCCCACCGCCACGTCCCCGCGGGGGTTGACTTTGTATCACAATGTAGTTAGGCGTATCACGCGATGGCGAAGCGGCCGACGGACCCGCCCGAGGAAGACGAGCCCAAGGACAGGGTCCTCCACACCCGGATTCCCGAGTCGCTCGAGGACGCCATCAAGACGAAGGCGCGGCGCCTGCGCATCCCGGTCTCGAACCTCGTGCGCAACGTGCTCGAGCAGACGTTCCAGCTCGTCGAGGACGTGGTCGGCGACGGCCTCGAGATCGCGAGCACGGCCCGGCGCGGCGCGGAGCGGGTCCGCGAAGCGGCAACCCGCGTCCGGGGCCAGGAGGCCGGGATCTACGGCTGGCATGAGCTGATCCTGAATCGGGACGAGCGCTGCCGGGACTGCGGAGAGGAGCTCGATCGGGGCGCTCGCGCGTATCGCGGGCTCTCGGATCAGCCGGACGCCGCTCCGGTGTTCCTCTGTGCCGGCTGTGTCGGGCGGATCGGCAAGGAGTGAGTTTTTTTGGGCGCCTTTGTATCACGAAGTAGTGCAGCGGGCGGCAGCGGCCGCCGAGGAGGAGAGATCATGGACCGCAGAATCGACGACATCACCCGAGCGGGCAGTGAATTCGTCGCCGACTACGTGGGTGACGTCCTCACCGCGACCGGCAAGTTCATGGACACACTCATGAACAACGTCGCGAAGCTGACCCGCGGGGTCATCGAGGACGCCGCCAAGGTCGTGGCGGCGGCCTGCGACGCGTTCACCCCCGGGGACGCTCGCTAGAAGCCACGGACGAGCAGCCAGGCCAACACACCGAGCCGGCATGGAGCTCCATTCCGTGACCCTGCATGGACACCGGGTGGGGCTCCGCCTTGGCGGCGAGGGACCCGTCCTCCTGCTCGTCCACGGGATGGCGAGCAGCTCGGCGGCGTGGACACCGGTCGGCTCCCTCCTGGCCGGCCGGTTCACGGTCTTCGCGCCGGACCTTCTCGGCCACGGGCAGACGGCGAAGCCGGCCGGCGACTATTCGCTGGGCGCTCACGCAACCCTGCTCCGCGACCTGCTGCTCGTGCTCGGATACGAGCGCGCGACGCTCGTCGGACACTCGTTCGGCGGCGGCGTGGCCATGCAGTTCGCCTACCAGTTCCCCGAGCTCTGCGAGCGCCTCGTGCTGGTCGGCAGCGGCGGCCTCGGCCGCGAGGTGAACCTGTTGCTGCGGGCCCTCGCGCTTCCCGGCGCCGACCACGTGCTCCGGCTCGTCTGTCGAACGTCCTTGACCGATGCCGGACGCACCGTCGTCGAGTGGGCTCGGCGAGTCGGCTTCGGGCCGACTCCGGCTGCCGAGGAGATCGGCCGCGGCTACACGTCGCTGACCGATCCGCCCAGCCGGAGGGCGTTCCTCTCCACCCTCCGAGCCGTCATCGGCGTCGGCGGACAGCGAGTCAGCGCGAACGACCGGCTGCAGCTCGCCGCCGATCTCCCGACCCTCATCGTGTGGGGCGCCGGCGACCCGATCATCCCGGTCGAGCATGCCCATCGGGCCCATGCCGCGATTACGGGGAGCCGCCTCGAGATCTTCGAGGACGTCGGCCACTTTCCCCATTGCGAGGCCCCGGAGCGCTTCTCCACGGCCGTCTCGGACTTCGTCGCCTCGACGGAGCCGGCACGCCTCTCGCAACAGCAGCTGCGCGCACGCCTGCAGGCCGTGCCGTCGTAGTCGGCCGCCTCCTGGACACCTCGGGCGCCTCCCCGCTATCTGCCGCCGGGGAGGACAAACACCATGCCCGACGTCACCTGGGACTTCACCGGCAAGGTCGCGCTCGCGAGCGGCGGCGCGTCGGGAATCGGCCGCGCCGCGGCGGCGGCCTGGCTCGCGGCCGGCGCGCGGGTCGCGATCCTCGACCAGAGCGGCGAGCACCTCGACGAGACCGCCGCAGCGCTCGGGGGAGAGCGGCTCCTCGCGGTGTGCGGCGACGTGACCGAGGTCGACGCGTGCGAGCGCGCGGTGGAGGCGACGCTGCGTCGCTTCGGGCGCCTCGACATCCTGCTGAACTCGGCCGGCATCGGCGGGATCGGGCGCGTGTGGGAGCTCGATCCACTCGTGTGGGACCGGGTCCTCGCGGTGAACCTGCGCGGCACCTTCCTGCTGACGCGGGCGGCGACGCGCTGGATGGTCGAGCACCGGCAGCCCGGGCGCGTCATCAACATCGCGTCCACCAACGCCAGCGTGCCGACCACCGGTCATTCCCCGTACTGTGCGTCGAAGGCGGGCGTCGTCGCCTTCACGCAGGTCGCGGCCCTCGAGCTCGCCCCGCGTCGCGTGACGGTGAATGCGATCGCTCCGGGCCCCGTCGACACGAACC is part of the Deltaproteobacteria bacterium genome and encodes:
- a CDS encoding SDR family oxidoreductase gives rise to the protein MPDVTWDFTGKVALASGGASGIGRAAAAAWLAAGARVAILDQSGEHLDETAAALGGERLLAVCGDVTEVDACERAVEATLRRFGRLDILLNSAGIGGIGRVWELDPLVWDRVLAVNLRGTFLLTRAATRWMVEHRQPGRVINIASTNASVPTTGHSPYCASKAGVVAFTQVAALELAPRRVTVNAIAPGPVDTNLTAPLFAMAGAREAFLRHIPIGRVGRPEDIAQMVLFLASEAAEWVTGQCFYVDGGQSLVALPPYIDLVERLLGVVSAEH
- a CDS encoding alpha/beta fold hydrolase codes for the protein MELHSVTLHGHRVGLRLGGEGPVLLLVHGMASSSAAWTPVGSLLAGRFTVFAPDLLGHGQTAKPAGDYSLGAHATLLRDLLLVLGYERATLVGHSFGGGVAMQFAYQFPELCERLVLVGSGGLGREVNLLLRALALPGADHVLRLVCRTSLTDAGRTVVEWARRVGFGPTPAAEEIGRGYTSLTDPPSRRAFLSTLRAVIGVGGQRVSANDRLQLAADLPTLIVWGAGDPIIPVEHAHRAHAAITGSRLEIFEDVGHFPHCEAPERFSTAVSDFVASTEPARLSQQQLRARLQAVPS